A window of Micrococcus endophyticus contains these coding sequences:
- a CDS encoding sugar transferase produces the protein MFSSPGDESPALRTGSTARGRLLGRPWERGLPLLVFIVDVVAVLLATFVSAQLRFGGPRRITLPGTEVIDYSVISLALSAAWVLALSIQGSRDIRILGVGSEEYKRVLQGTLYLFGTVAILAYAAGLEVARGYVGLALPLGVLLLLLGRFLVRGWVARQRHLGRFRRRLLLVGGPKAVRHIFQALDSEAGAGYAPVAAALPGYRAREEDFLPIPVTTDVATVEELVAHVEHRDIEAVVITSGHTLVPADVRRLGWELQEREISLIMAPALVDVAGPRLHTQPLAGLPLIHLSTPRLSEGKAFAKRAFDVIASGLGLIAISPLLIAVAIAVKATDHGPVLFRQERIGLGGKPFTMLKFRSMVVNAEEIKQRLVSDGGDADVLFKMKDDPRITKVGKFIRRTSIDELPQLVNVLRGDMSLVGPRPHLPHEVEAYEQHVHRRFLVQPGITGLWQVSGRSDLSWEEAVRLDLYYVENWSILGDLVILGRTVKAVTAADGAY, from the coding sequence GTGTTCTCGAGCCCCGGTGACGAGTCGCCCGCGCTCCGCACGGGCTCGACTGCCCGCGGCCGCCTCCTGGGCCGGCCTTGGGAGCGGGGCCTTCCGCTGCTCGTCTTCATCGTGGACGTCGTCGCAGTCCTGCTCGCCACCTTCGTCTCGGCCCAGCTCCGCTTCGGCGGACCGCGGCGCATCACCCTCCCCGGCACCGAAGTCATCGACTACAGCGTCATCAGCCTCGCGCTGAGCGCGGCGTGGGTGCTCGCGCTGAGCATCCAGGGCTCGCGGGACATCCGGATCCTGGGAGTGGGCAGCGAGGAGTACAAGCGGGTCCTGCAGGGCACCCTGTACCTCTTCGGCACCGTCGCGATCCTCGCCTATGCGGCAGGCCTAGAAGTGGCGCGCGGCTACGTGGGCCTGGCTCTGCCGCTGGGCGTGCTCCTGCTCCTGCTGGGCCGGTTCCTCGTGCGCGGGTGGGTGGCGCGGCAGCGCCACCTCGGCAGGTTCCGGCGGCGGCTCCTGCTCGTCGGCGGCCCGAAGGCGGTCCGGCACATCTTCCAGGCGCTCGACTCCGAGGCCGGCGCCGGCTACGCCCCCGTCGCGGCCGCGCTGCCCGGGTACCGGGCGCGCGAGGAGGACTTCCTGCCGATCCCCGTCACCACGGACGTGGCCACCGTGGAGGAGCTCGTGGCCCACGTGGAGCACCGGGACATCGAGGCCGTCGTCATCACCTCCGGCCACACCCTCGTCCCCGCAGACGTCCGCCGGCTCGGCTGGGAGCTGCAGGAGCGCGAAATCTCCCTCATCATGGCGCCGGCCCTCGTGGACGTGGCCGGGCCCCGCCTGCACACGCAGCCGCTGGCCGGCCTGCCGCTCATCCACCTCTCCACCCCCCGTCTCTCCGAGGGCAAGGCGTTCGCCAAGCGGGCGTTCGACGTCATCGCGTCGGGTCTGGGTCTGATCGCCATCTCGCCGCTGTTGATCGCCGTCGCGATCGCGGTCAAGGCCACAGACCACGGCCCGGTGCTGTTCCGGCAGGAGCGCATCGGCCTCGGTGGCAAGCCCTTCACCATGCTGAAGTTCCGCTCCATGGTGGTGAACGCGGAGGAGATCAAGCAGCGGCTGGTCTCGGACGGCGGGGACGCGGACGTGCTGTTCAAGATGAAGGACGACCCGCGCATCACGAAGGTCGGCAAATTCATCCGCCGCACCAGCATCGACGAGCTGCCCCAGCTCGTGAACGTGCTGCGGGGGGACATGTCCCTCGTGGGCCCGCGTCCGCACCTGCCGCACGAGGTCGAGGCCTACGAGCAGCACGTGCACCGCCGCTTCCTCGTCCAGCCGGGCATCACCGGGCTGTGGCAGGTCTCCGGCCGCTCGGACCTCTCCTGGGAGGAGGCCGTCCGCCTGGACCTCTACTACGTGGAGAACTGGTCCATCCTCGGCGACCTCGTGATCCTCGGCCGCACCGTCAAGGCCGTGACGGCCGCCGACGGCGCCTACTGA